A window of Costertonia aggregata contains these coding sequences:
- a CDS encoding PspC domain-containing protein produces the protein MKWFYQILYYFQKRGFEVCRRIAERFGIRARVVRTSFIYLTFVTLGFGFALYLFVAFWLKIKDLLYTKRSSVFDL, from the coding sequence ATGAAGTGGTTTTATCAGATTTTGTATTATTTTCAAAAAAGGGGCTTTGAGGTATGTCGGCGTATCGCCGAGCGTTTTGGGATAAGGGCCAGGGTAGTGCGAACCTCTTTTATTTACCTTACTTTCGTCACTTTGGGTTTTGGTTTTGCACTGTATTTGTTCGTTGCATTTTGGTTAAAAATTAAAGACCTTTTGTACACTAAACGCAGTTCGGTTTTTGATCTTTGA